In the genome of Caenorhabditis elegans chromosome IV, the window cataaattcacactttttaagtgaaaaagcaacatttttaggcagaaaaaaaatgaatttttagccgatttaatgatttttaacggaaaaaaaatcagttttcaagtgaaaatacaaagtttttgagcattttttcgcGGTAAAAATCCAGATTTCCCAGCCAATTCCtcgattttcatcaattttcgcACCTCTTTGACGACTTTAAACGTCTGAAGAGCCAATTCTCGTGTCGGAGACACCATAAGAGCCCGAATTCCAGTCGTATctcttcttttcagcttttggAGCATCGGAATCACAAAAGCGGCGGTTTTTCCGGATCCTGTACGTGACATGGCCACCACATCTTTTCCATCCATAATACACGGGATTGTTTtgcgctgaaaattggaaaatttgggggTTTCCGGCTTTTTTCTGGGGAAAATGGGATTTTGCGGGTTTTTGAGGGCTAAAAACCAGATTTTCAAGCTTATTtcgctttaaaaattgaaattttaaactattttattgGTAAAATAGTggagaaatcgatttttatgtcaaatttaagtgatttcaaaaatttaaatttttcgcgggaaattttgattttaaagaatttctaatctttttaatcaaaaatttcacaatttttcactcCATTTCCCACTACAAAAAGCCATTATTTCCTtaatttttcgcgaaaatccTTGCCTGAATCGGCGTGGGCTGATTAAAGCCTTTTTTCTCGATCGCCTTGTAAACCGAATGGTCCAAACCGATTTGTTGCCATCCTCCGGCCTTTTTATGCTTTCTATTCTGATTAATTTGCAGCTGAGTGAAGTCTTCCTCGTCGTCCGACGCCATTTTTACCCTGAAacgaaaatatcgatttttagcgggaaatttgtcGCGGAAATTGACGAATAATGAAGAAATaggtgatttttaaaattttaaatcaaaatttacaagaaaaatcgagaaattcgGTTggaaattggcggaaattgaatttaaaatttaatttttcgttgaaaaaatcatttgcgCGTAGGTTCCGCTGCATTGTGTGCACTCTGGAGGGGTGGCGTGTTTGCGTACAATGCGCGTCAGAGGCAATGTTGACCGTACCCCAAGGGGAAATTCAGCTTTTCTGTGtgtaattaataattttctgaaaatgcctGTTTTTCTCATGAAAAAGCTTTATTATGTACACAAAATCTAGcgagaaattccaaaaaaaaacaaattcacaaaaatacaGGAAAACCTGGGCGAAAAAAACAGGGAAAGGCAGTCCGCgaaaaggaaaaatcgataatatttacaattttctacaCATTCTACACAGGTGCTCATAGGAAATGAGTAAGgacaacgagaaaaaaaacgggggcAACGAAGATATGGACACACGAAGAAGGAAGAAACtgggaaaaaatacaaaaaaatcctgaatttcGGGGGGAATTGAAGAGAAaatttgggggggggggggggcttgaggtcaaaaaaattggtgatttatgggaaaaatgaagagatttgagtggaaaatttgaaattttcgagcatttttacCCCTAGAttgatgaaaataaatatttgcacttggtggcctagaaaaaaaaaatttcagaaaagttcggccatcatcaatttttgcatCATTCTAGTGTgagttttgctcaaaaatctcaatttatAACTAGTTTTGACTTAATTTTCACGGGAAATATCGgacaaattgaacaaaaaaaaaagaattttaagcggaaaataaaagttttccgAATATTTCCCCCATTAAAATTCCATTTGATCTACAGTCATTGTGTCGTCAGCATCAAAATCATCAAAGTTCACTTCACTTTCATCAAATTCCGACATTGAACTACAACTTTCGTCGTCATCGTCCTGCGGGTGACCATCGTAGTGCTCCGAGGGTGTTGAGGATATGGAATAGGCGTTTCCCGGGGAGCATCCTTCTATGGCACGGTGTTCACTTGCAAATCGCATTAcgtattctgaaaataaaaaaaaatttaaaaaaatcgataaaaatcggcaaaattccatttttttgatcaaaaaattgctaaaaacatggaaaaattcGCTCAAactcttaaaattttgcaatttcaacCTCAAAAACCACTTAGAACCGTAAAAAGTACgcagaaagcaaaaaaaaagcaaaaaaaaaaatgatggcctaacttttagAATTTCTAGTCCACCAAGTGAAAAACTAGTCCCCGATTGTTTTTTgccgaattaaaaaaaaggattaaaatatactttaataatttgaattaaaaaaagctccaaataaaataaaacggCCAGTTTCGAgtaggtggcctagaaattcaaaagttcggccatcaacatttttttctctaaaaaaatttttttcgcgaaaattgAGATCCTTACACAAATAAGCTTAGAACATGgttaaatcaaaatcaaaattgtaaaaaaaagttggcggTCTaacttttggatttctaggccaccaacttccaaACTGGGCTCGAAGCGTGTgtttatctatttttttcctCTGGTTCCCTTATTTTTCAGGGTTGAAAGCCTACTAAAaccgtgaaaaaaaaatataatacccgaggtggcctagaaatccgaattcttcaaaagttaggccaccgatttttttttggtttttcttgtGGACTTCTTTCtagaaaaactgtttttcagcGTATAAACTACAGAGAATAACTGaaacccccaaaaaaaaaatcgaaaaatataacGGTGGCCTAGTTTCtgggatttctaggccaccaagtgGAAAACTAGTCCCCCAGTATAAGTGAACCGGTTTTTAAAGCTAAATCGTGTTATAAACATACTAAATGACAGTAAAAACTCAAAGAAATGAACTAGTGGCCTAGAACCccaaaactcggccatcaacgCATTTCCGCTCTTTCTGGGTCgattttcatggttttttcaatgcaaatattgattttttagtgttCCAACGCACCTCTACACGTTCTTCTGTATTCCTCTGGCTTGTGAATGTATAACCGGGCGGCTTCTCCGTTCAAGGGGTCTGCTGCATTCGGGTAGGTGAGAAGTTGAGGCAGGAAGGTATCGAAAATGTTTGTGAGATCGTAGAGGGCTGTCCAGGcctgaagaaaaaatgaaaatccgattaaaaaaatcggcgTCCTAACTTTCGGATTTCTAGACCACCAAGTGAAAAGTTAGTCCGCGGGCTGGTAATTGCTTAAAATTACTTAAAATGACTAAGAACATAGTCACGGACTAACTTTCCACACACTTCGGCCACCAATTCCTACCTGATTTATGACATCAAGGCATACGGTGCCCGAAGCTTCATCGATATTCGGGTGGAAAATCTTGTTCAAAAACCCGATGGACGGCGATTTGAACGGGTATTTGTCCGGCATATCGACACGAATTCTCCACACACCATTCTCGTAGGCAGCTGCAagaatttttgttcgaaaaatcggtaaaacctgtctgaaattgaagttttttggggaaaagtttcctaaaattggaggaaaatgggcaaaactctcgaaattttcgaattttcgaattgaaaaacCGTTTAAAACCACAAAAACCACCCTagaaaacgatgaaaatcattttaaaaaaatttagaaaatcggtggccgaacatttggatttctaggccaccaagtgAAAAACTAGTCCCCagctgtttttttctgatttccagGTATTACGAGGAATCTAAGTTGTCACATCGAAATTTCGGGGACTAACTTTTCaactggtggcctagaaaaagcaaaagttcggccactGCGCGAAAACAAGTctatttcagtcatttttgggccattttttctgatttttttgccaaaaatattcaatttttctctattttatgACGTACTATCTTTTGGCCCATGAAATCTGACAATAAACTCGCTGCACCCATTCACAATCTGAACTTCATGGTTGTGGGAAATTCTGGaacaaaatatcgatttttttggaattttccgaaaaattcaattacaGCTTAACGACGTCACAGTCTATACGGCGTTTTCCGATTGCGGTGGCTGACGTCATCGGgtctgaaaatatcgattttttcagatagaaaaaaaatttctggaaaaaatttcaagaaattttttttggtcaaaggaaaaaaatttcatacatGGACTTGAAAATAGtctttgaacaaattttctcAGTACCCCTGAGATACGGTAGACTACTGTAACCCGGAAACACGTAAATAAAGTTTCAGGCCAAAACCAGGCTTAACCTCGCtcaaattgctccaaatgtcACCAGACTTATAGAAAATGTTGCTACAGTAGTACCCCAGGTTACtgtattcaaatattaatgtagctacagtactcctagaCTAGGTACAGTAAGCACAATGCTTCCgaaacacatttaaaaattcaattggctcaaaaaaaatcccgtaaaattgttcaaaacattccaatatattcaaaatttttagacaatGTTGTTACAGTACCCTAGGTTACTGTACTCAGATACTGAtgtaactacagtacccctagcCTAGATACAGTACCCTTTATGCcatgaaaactacaaaaaacaacaattaaacTCATAAAAAGTTCTgttaaaactattcaaaatgcTTTAAGTTTcctcaaatttccagaatctgttcctacagtaccccaggtTACTGTACTAAAATTTTGGGTCAGCTACAGCATTCCTAGCATAAATACAGTACCCTTTATGCTATCAAGACTACGAAAAAGCAGCAATTGAGCTCAGAAAAACCTCTGTTAAAACTATTAAACATGCTTcaagttttctcaaattttcagaaaatgttgcTACAGTACCCTAGGTTACCGTACTTCAATATTACTGTAGCTAGAATACTCCTAGACCAGTTACAGTACCCTTTATGgcatcaaaataaatttaaaaaaaacaacaattgaaCTCATAAAAAGTTCTgttaaaactattcaaaatgctttaaattttctcaaacttccAGAATCtgttcctacagtaccccaggttactgtattttgtttttgagttagctacagtacccctagcCTAGATACAGCACTCCTATCAACACCAAAACACTTCAATGAGCTCCCCgtaaaaatgctccaaaatgctccaaaatggtcaaaatttttgccacgTGTTTCTACAGTACTCAGGATTACTGTACCGTTATCATCAAttagctacagtacccctcacAACCCTACACAactaaaaaaacaactgataGTACTTTAAACCGGTGTAAACCCTcttcaaaatgctccaaattacACGGGATTTTTGCCACGTATAGCTGCAGTATCCAAGTCTACAGCACTCTCAGAATCCACGCTTCAAAGTGCGCAAAACACTGCTTAAAATCGGTtgaaaatcgatggaaaaCTGGACGAAAAACATATGATCATCGGGGCGCGGGTCGTCGTCGGCTGGTTGTCTTGTGCTGCGTGCGCCCCCCGGCAGCCAGCCGTGTCTTGCGACTCGAGAGAGAGTACACGGAAGTGAGAGAGTGGGTTAGACAGgacagagaaaaagaaaacacgaGACAACAGACGCGAGAGAGTGTGCACTTTGTGGAGACGCGCAGCGAGAGAGGAGGGATCGTGAGACGCGGAGATTTCATGGGGAGACGAATGGGCGCGCAGTAGGCATACAAACAGCTGAGGGGGGAGAGAACGATGAACTTTTAGAGAATATTGCGCGGCTTTTCTAGACATTTTGGGATTTGTTAAGcagaaaagttcaattttgcACGTATTCTAGATTGACAAcacattttgctcattttcagaaatttagttttaatatgttttctatttaaaataaatacattaaaggtggactacgctcagtggggaaattgctttaaagcACGcgtatggtaccacaatgaccgaatatcatgataaaaaaattcaaaaaaatttccctgattttatatgattttttaaaaattaaaaaaaaataaaatcacagttttcccccctaattatttttgaatttccgcaaaTTGGAgttgttcggtggagcgtgCTTGCattgtttttatcaattaatctttatttattctcgttatttGACTGATTGTTGCCGTCGGAACTCAAAATCTGATagttttgtgcattttcaattactttttaacaaacattttgcatttgtcttgtttatttctttcattttccgatgaaaaaacatagaaaattaagaaaatcagtcaaataacgagagtaaatataattaataaataaaaataatgcaagcacgctccaccgaacaaatccaattggcggaaatttaaaaataatgtttagcAGTTGGAGTTCAGATATAAGAAATACAATACCTCAATCAAgacattttcaagattttctcATATTATAAATGTATCATAATGTTTTCGATATagtcaaaaaaatgatgagagGATTACTCCATTTTGGACTTTCTGACGTTATTTCAATGACAAATAACGAtgtgaaatattaaaaatagcAGGGATATATTCTAGCCCAAATATTCCAAACAACTTTTCATTCAAATAATATTCTAGAAACTTTTGAATGGGAATTTGTTATAcatatttaataatttatcaCGCTCTCTGGGAGacgagaaaaaatacaatagtGTATGACCATATTCCTAACCATTGAATACCGTATGCTCATGTTGTTTCCAAAGCCAGTGACAaaacatttctcaattttaacatattcatttaaatatattcatttcatttaaatatatttcattcacattatttattcattcacatattttttttttcattcagatATTCATTTAAACCAATAAACCTTAAACAAAACATGCTTGTAagtttagtttaaaaaaagaaacacagaaaaatcaattaaaatcaaaaatcaaaaaaatatcaattattaTTACGAAGCACCTGGATTAAGAAGAAGTTGATGGAAGGTTATTCTTCATATCATTCAAATTGAACGGGCTGCCTTCCTCGACGATTTCCTCCTTGATTTCGGTCTTCATACCTTCTTCATGAGCCTTGTTTTGCTGCTCTTCAACAGTTTGGCGGGCTTCAAACATTCTAATACGCGTAAGTGGCCTCATAATTCCGTACTGAAATTGTGCTCCCTCATAAGTTTTCGTTGTTTCTTCAATCGCGACAGATATTTCTTTGTGAGCTTTTTCAACTAGATCTGATTCTTTGAGAGCTTTTTCAACTGGATCTGATTTTTTGTCGTCTGATGCCATGTCCTTGTAAAAAATGAACGAGGTAATGTGAGCTTCACATTCCCAGCCTTGCTTTTGCATTTGCGTTGTAAGCTTTCTACGGATGTTGCTTCTTTGGGAATCGGGTCCATCTTTCAATGGACTTTTCGACTTGCTCGAGCTCTCTGGTTTCTTTTCGTCATGAAGATTGATGTAAACACACAACTGATTTGGGTCGTTGATTATTATCGGACGAACACGACTCTCCATTCTGCTGAAACAAAGAAATATCGTACTGTAGGGAATTGTAAGATATAACGTAGTTCCAGCAAGATAATGCTTTAAACGGAagactttcaaaaatctatgaaaactACATAAAACAAAGGAAATGTGGTTATGTGAGAGAAGTTAATGTACCGTCAGAAGGTGGGCAGCGGACTGTTTTTGTAAACGGTGGGGCTCGAAAATTTTTCCCCCACTAAATCagaaagttgtcaaaattgcCACAAAGTATGGACCGTCTCGCAAAAAGGTAATTCGAGATTATTGGAGACTGCAACAAGGCCAGACATAATATGGTATATTTCGAATAGCCTACTTATTCAATCCTTGGGCATGGTACAAAACGGTGCAGTGGAGGTAGATTGTTTAAGCCCCTACAATTCTGAACGGGAGAATAGAGCATGGGAAATATGAAAGAATACAAGGCCTTCatgaagattgaaaaaaaaatcggaatgaTAAAATAACAGTATTGCCCAAATATAAATGCTTTGAGGCTGTGCCTACTTTCATGGAGTAATGGAAAAATGTAATGCAAGCAACTCATTCTATTAAAGTTTAAACATATAGCTCTCAGACGTTGTGTAtatgaatgagaaaaaaaagttgaagattaagaaattaaaaacagagtaagtacttttttttttaaaacggagtagtacaaattttaaagtattaaAAAGAAAGTACCTCGATTGAGCAACACCGGCTTCTTATATAGGGCAAAAAGGAGTTCTAGGGAACAATCCAGAATGCTGACAAATGAAGCTGAAAGTTCCAGACCGTTTACAGGGGAGCGCGCTTGCAactatcgaaaaatttcgcaacCACTGTGATAACGTTAactgaaaaaaggagaaagttttgaagaaaacttttAGTCCTACggcaaaataatcaataatcaGTTGCAAAGTGATATTTTCTGAGAAAGACTTTAgagtaaactatttttttcgataaaaaatcagaaaacggagtataattattgaaaattaatatttgtcaaaacccataaaatatttggtacttgtgtattacatagcttcttttgaaaagtaattttttaagttataaaaagtaaaaacgtGTAgcataattttgtaattttaggCTTAAGAAATAATCATTTCTAGGGCCCAATCGACGGACGCTGTGTGTGCGGCCAACACCGGACACCAATTATGACAAAATTATATAAGAGGAAATGAAGTTTCCACAGAGAATCTGAACCCTCcagtattttgaaatatcttaaatgttttcaaattgaataatttactAAAACCCAATCAACAAAGAAATccgaaaaataaacaaaaaaaaaaatcagaaaagtttAAGTCctttcagagcatttttgaCTTCTTCCTTCGGGTACGGTTTGAGTGCAATGCAAACCGGAAATCCATCCTCAATCCATACTTTGTGATCTACATTTCGGGCGGTGAGCTTGTCAGccacttttttgatttcttcctCTGAATCCACCTGAAAATTGGGAGagaaattggcttaaaatggCCTATAAGTCGCAGAAAgtaaattggtggcctaactttttctaggccatcaagtGAAAAGCTAGTCCCTGgcgattttttgtaaacttctAATGGACTTTGAGTGATTTTAAGCTGGGGGACTAACTTTTCACTTCACGGCCTAGAAAAAACGAAAGTTAGGCCACtgatttaagttttttttttttttctgtacgTTTTCTTACTATTTGCCAgaatttactgttttttaacaaacaaattggtggcctagctATTAATTTATTAGGCCATCAAGTGAAAAGTACTCAAAAACCACTTTTTATGTCCGGGAGAgaacgtggcctagaaatcccaaTGTTAGGCCATcgattttttgtcgatttttttgtctaaaaccTAACCCCAAGTGTGACTTTGTGCATGCTGTCCAGATTGCTGGTGTAGGCTTCAGTGTTCGGAtcgtttctggaaaaaaaaatcaaaaatttctagggaaaaaaatcggtgacctaacttttcgatttctaggccatcaagtgaaaaaactaggccacctaATTTTTCTGTTACTTTTCCGTTTtcgatagaaaatttgaatagaaaattggcctaaaaaaattggtggcctagaaaacaaaagttaggccaccggTTTTTCTCCTgatttttaagctattttaAGTCGTTTGTAATGGTGTTTCGGACCTAAAAATCCACATAGAAGCCGATGCGGCATGGGCGGCCTGCGTACAAACTGCTCCGAGTGGCCAGCCGAGCTTTGTCTGAAGATCTCGCCGAAGAATCACGTACATCACATAGGAAGTTGCGGCTACAGTAGCCATTATGctggaaatatcgatttttcagtgaaattttagGCTTCAGAAAGCccaaaaagcctgaaaatacaaaaatctggaaaaatcaataaattattcagaactgatactgaaaatatgaaaaaaaaaattggaaaaaggtatgaaaaatgtatttatgcgaagaaaaaatatgaaattttggcaaaaaatgggggaaaatacaataaaaatcattaaaatcaaagaaaaaatcggCGGCCTAActtttggttttctaggccaccaagtgAAAAACTAGTCCCTGTGGGTATAGAGGTATCTTTAAGTGATTccgaacatttttcagctcgcGGACTAGCTTTTcacttggtggcctagaaaatcaaaagttcggccatctatttttttttcgatttcaatgagttttagtttaaaaaaaaaagacgaaattAGGACGAATACAAAacaattcggaaaaaatgcgaaaaaaacaagaaaatcggtcagaaaaattgatgacctaactttggatttctaggccaccaagtgAAAAGTTAATCAGTTAgtccttttaatttttaggccattttcctattcaaattttctatcaaaaacggaaaaataacaacaaaaaattagatggcctaacttttcacatgatggcctagaaaatcaaaagttcggctaccgattttttttcggatttgaTGGATTTTCAGGCGATTTTAGGCcgattttcatgatttttaggcctcgaaaaaaaaattaaaaatttgtcagaaatcggtggccgaacttttggatttctaggccaccaagtgAAAAATTAGTCCCCCAATTTTGTTTTGACATTCTGCGTGATAGGTCAGGTCAGTTTTGTGTGGGGGACTAACTTTTCAcatgatggcctagaaaatcgaaaagttcggccaccgattttttttcggatttaatGGATTTTCAGGTGATTTTAGGCcgattttcatgatttttaggccaaatttccacaaaaaaaaatctatttgcaAATCTTGTCCAAAAAAGCGTCACAACACTTGACACACTGCTGGAGGACCTCGTCGAATTGTTTGCTACCGGACTCGTAATACGGATCCGGCACTTCCCGTTTCCCGGCCATCACATCCTGCACGCCGAGCATCAAAATCTCGGCTTTTCGCTCCGTTTTCGGCACTTTTCGTGCAATTTCCTGAAGATCCTCGATATTTTGATCGTCCATTCCGAAAATGTAGTCGAATTTTCGGAAATCATCGGGGGAAgtctggaaaaatggaaaaaaattcgggaaattttaagtaaaaatgaagaaaaaatcgatggcCGAACTTTTGGGAATTCTAGGCCATGAGGGGAAAAGTTAGTCCTCAAAGTTTTTATGGCtactttttgacaatttaGGCTTCTCGTATTACCTATAAATCGTGGAAAATACTAGTTTTTTACTCGgcggcctagaaatccaaaagttcggccatcaatttttttttaattttaatgatttttaggGTGGTTTTTACGGTTTTAAACAGTtcttcagttcaaaaattcacaaattttgagttttaaaccctaattttgcatcaaaaatatgaaaaaatcggtggccgaacttttggGAATTCTAGGCCATGAGGGGAAAAGTTACTCCCTGTAATTTCACTGTTCGACAATTTAGGCTTCTCGTAATACCTGTAAATCGGGAAAATCAGCCGGGGACTAGTTTTtacttggtggcctagaaatcctaAAGTTCGgcctccaatttttttttaatttattgatttttagagtGGTCTTTATGGATTAAATCGGGTTTtcatctcaaaaaatcacaaattttgagttttaaaccCTAAATTTgcatcaaaaaaatgaaaaaattggtggccgaacttttggGAATTCTAGGCCATGAGGTGGAAAGTTAGTCCCCGAAGTTTATGGCTACTTTTTGACAAATTAAGCTTCTGGTAATACCTGTAAATCGGGAAAATCAGCCGGGGACTAGTTTTtacttggtggcctagaaatcctaaagttcggccaccgatttttaaaattaattttaatgctTTCTAGGGTGAATTTTACggttttaaacagtttttcagttcaaatattcacaaattttgagttttaaaccgtaattttgcaactaaaaacaaatgtaaaatcggtggccgaacttttggGAATTCTAGGCCATGAGGTGGAAAGTTAGTCCCCGAAGTTTTTATGGCTACTTTTTGACAAATTAAGCTTTTGGTAATACCTGTAAATCGGGAAAATCAGCCGGGGACTAGTTTTtatttggtggcctagaaatcctaaagttcggccaccgattttttaaattaattttaatgctTTCTAGGGTGAATTTTACggttttaaacagtttttcagttcaaaaattcacaaatttagagttttaaaccctaaatttgcaacaaaaatatgaaaaattggtagCCGAACTTTTGggaattctaggccatcagGTGAAAAGTTAGTACacgatgtttttttaaactatattaGGGGTACATTGAGTGTTTTCCATCACGGGGACGAACTTTTaacttggtggcctagaaattcaaaagttcggccaccgattttatttttcgtttttaattatttttaggaaattttcagtcattctCCGTCGGGGGACTAGCTTTCCacttgatggcctagaaaatcaaaagttaggccaccaattttttttcgcttttcatgatttttaggccattttaggccgatttttctcattttttcgccaaaattcCGCTTCCTAACCACTCTGGCTCGATGCTGATAATCCttaattccatattttttcagtgcgCCCATCGCCCGGCTATCGGGTCCTTTTCCCGTGTGATATCCGATGATTGCACTGCTATCCACGTGCCATTCCTCACGTTTTCCACGTTTTTTCAGGCAATCAATGAAAACGGCCTCGGCGATCGGGGAACGGCAGATATTGCCTGAAAATCGGTGTTGTGACGCTTTTTTGGACAAGATttacaaataaatattgattttttgtggaaatttggcctaaaaatcatgaaaatcgGCCTAAAATCACCTGAAAATCCattaaatccgaaaaaaaatcggtggccgaacttttggatttctaggccatcaagtGAAAAGTTAGTCCAGCCCATCTGAAAATAGCTAGTCACAATTCAAAATGGCAAGAAGACGCTTGTGGACTAACATCtcagttggtggccta includes:
- the ubc-8 gene encoding UBC core domain-containing protein (Confirmed by transcript evidence), producing MTSATAIGKRRIDCDVVKLISHNHEVQIVNGCSEFIVRFHGPKDTAYENGVWRIRVDMPDKYPFKSPSIGFLNKIFHPNIDEASGTVCLDVINQAWTALYDLTNIFDTFLPQLLTYPNAADPLNGEAARLYIHKPEEYRRTCREYVMRFASEHRAIEGCSPGNAYSISSTPSEHYDGHPQDDDDESCSSMSEFDESEVNFDDFDADDTMTVDQMEF
- the Y94H6A.10 gene encoding Ulp1 protease family, C-terminal catalytic domain containing protein (Confirmed by transcript evidence) codes for the protein MESRVRPIIINDPNQLCVYINLHDEKKPESSSKSKSPLKDGPDSQRSNIRRKLTTQMQKQGWECEAHITSFIFYKDMASDDKKSDPVEKALKESDLVEKAHKEISVAIEETTKTYEGAQFQYGIMRPLTRIRMFEARQTVEEQQNKAHEEGMKTEIKEEIVEEGSPFNLNDMKNNLPSTSS
- the Y94H6A.12 gene encoding peptidyl-tRNA hydrolase (Confirmed by transcript evidence), which gives rise to MATVAATSYVMYVILRRDLQTKLGWPLGAVCTQAAHAASASMWIFRNDPNTEAYTSNLDSMHKVTLGVDSEEEIKKVADKLTARNVDHKVWIEDGFPVCIALKPYPKEEVKNALKGLKLF
- the Y94H6A.12 gene encoding peptidyl-tRNA hydrolase (Confirmed by transcript evidence), giving the protein MHKVTLGVDSEEEIKKVADKLTARNVDHKVWIEDGFPVCIALKPYPKEEVKNALKGLKLF
- the Y94H6A.7 gene encoding Low molecular weight phosphotyrosine protein phosphatase (Confirmed by transcript evidence); the encoded protein is MSVGEQKSVLMVCLGNICRSPIAEAVFIDCLKKRGKREEWHVDSSAIIGYHTGKGPDSRAMGALKKYGIKDYQHRARVTSPDDFRKFDYIFGMDDQNIEDLQEIARKVPKTERKAEILMLGVQDVMAGKREVPDPYYESGSKQFDEVLQQCVKCCDAFLDKICK